From Syngnathoides biaculeatus isolate LvHL_M chromosome 12, ASM1980259v1, whole genome shotgun sequence:
GAAAACAGACAAATGGGATGAGAAAACAAAGAGACGGGAGTccatgggaagatgaatgagaGCATTTGGGAGAATGACTGGTTATTCATTTTAACagttaagacattttttttttttttttcgccgtgGTTGTTGGCGATGAGCCTATTTTAGTCTCTGATCTTCATCGGCTTTCACCACTTCTTCATCACACCAGAGAGCTCAAAtgttttctccatccatccattttctttgcagcttgtcctcacaagggtcacggggcgtgctggagcatagcccagctgtcaacggtcaggaggcgggctacaccctgaagcggccgccagccaatcgcagggcacacggagacggacagcggtcgcactcacaatcacaccgacggggcaatttagagtgtccgattaaggttggatgtttttttgagatgtgggaggaaagtggagtgcccgcAAGCAAACTCTTTACAGCCGGGTGCGTcatcaaacccaggacctcagaactgtgaggccaacgctttccagctgagctaccatGCCAccctcaaatgttttcatttgtacaCTTCCAGGAGGACGAGAACGTCAGTCCTGGTGCCAATGGGTTCTCGATCCCCAGCCCAAGCATGTACACAGTGAGTTTACTGTACAGGTTGTCTTCGTGAGCTTAATTTGTCCTATTCTGCCAACGTCATCCATCGCATGAGACAATGGCTCACGCGGACTGGCTCCAAAACAATGCACAGGATTGTGATTTATCACAGACACAGGGCGTCTTGTTTCGTTTTATTGAAGCATTTATCGTTGTCATAAGTGTCATCATTGGAATGACCTTTTCTTTCAGGTCTTGTCTCGGTGTAGTGTTCGCAGTAAGTATGACAGCATCAGCAAGTGTTACTGACCTCGATGAAAGGACCTTGGACTCACTGCAAAATGTCACCATTGTTTTCAGTgtcgttttttgttgttgtcgttgatCAGACTTAGCGCACAGCTAATGAACACTTTCTTGCTTCATGACAGTCCGTTCTTTTGCACTCATGTCCAATATTTCTATTTTATAATCGTGGCTTCTTTCCAAATTCACTGTTTTAGCAAACTTAACCAggaaagatgattctgatcctGCTTGTTTCAGTCAGTACCATGCACAAATACGCTCAAGTTCCCTTTCAAAAGCTAACCTTCAATTTTGTTAGCCAGTTGAAATGTTGCAAGCCTACCTTCCACCATCTTGTGGTAGGCAAAGTGTAGGTAGAGCAGGAAGAACATGTGCAAGAACGACACAGTCCCGCACAGCAGCAGGCGAGGAGTCGGACCCACAGTGCGAGACATCAGAGCTGACACCTGAAACAACAAACGAGTCGCCGACGTGAAAGGGGCCGTTCGGACGGCCTCCGCCGCGCGAAGGGAGAGCACAGACGGACGGGGACGGAGGCTCACCATCCGTATGGTAGACAGTCCCCCGAGCAGCAGCCAGAGGGTGTAGAAGAGCAAGTGGAAGTGCACGTTGTAGCTGACCAGTAGAACTACGCAGTGGCCGAACAACCCGTAGCCCTGATGCGCAAGCAAACGGGGAGTCGGCTCacaggaaagaaagaaatctcGTAATACTCATCATCAGTTAAAGGATTCGTTGTTGCACGTGTAATGCAAACTCCCCCCCACCACTCAAGCGGTTGCCCATCTGAAGCTCACTCCTAACTCCAATGTTACAATAATGATTCAAAAAACAGTTGGGGCACCCAGAAGTCAAGGTGCACGCGTGAGGCGGCTCACCAGCAGGGAGAGAATTTGCAACATGGTGATCTGCGCGTTGACAAGGTAGGCGAGCAAGTAGATCAAAGATGAAACTCCCAGCCAGTACCCGAAACACGTTCCGATGGCCGTTCCCATCAGGGTGCCCTCTCTCTGGAACACACCCACATGCAACATCACCGTGGCGCCGCtgctgtcgttgttgttgttgaggtaCGAGAGAAACAGCGGACAGTTCAATTGGTAGCCGTGGGAATGAACCCGCGTTCTCTTGTTGTTGCCAGGAATTTTTCGTTGTGGTCTCAAACGCCACATGGAGGCCATTCCTGAAGTTGGAGTGCTGCCGCTGGTcggcgtgtgtgcgtgtgcgtgcgagCGTGCGCGAGCACGCATTCTCACAATGACGGTCCCCGACGTCTTCATGCCGTGCAACAAGATGGCAACCAGTGTGAAGACAAGCATGAGCGGTCCGTACAGCTCGCCGGCAATCTTCTACAGGCATacacggtgtgtgtgtgtgagagcagATGGATGCAAGCAAAAGTCTAGAGACCAGAAGCGCACGTACCTGGGGGAAGTTGATCATGCGGATGGGAAGGACCGACTCCATCAACCTGCACACCCACATCAATATCAATCATTCGGCAGCTGACACAAAGCGGCCGTCGGCAGAGAGaaaatggcggcggcggcggctcctaCCTGCTGCGCACCTGAACAGGTTCCACATCAAAGTATGGCCTCAGGATGTCGATGTTGGCGTATAGATTGAAGGCTCGAGAAGCCTGCCGCTTTCCCGCCTGCCACACCTGAAGAGGATGAGATGTTTGACTCTAGCCGGACGCAGCGGGAGGAATGAAAGCAGAACGTGGACTCACTTCGTCCGCCACCTGCCTGCCCAGCTGGCCCTGGAAGCCCTTCATGCCCAAGAAGTTGTCTCCCTGCTCGTCGTCGGCATCCGCCGCCTCTGCCGccacttcctcctcttccttcatCCTCTGATGCATCTCCCCCACATCCTCAAAGCTGGAGCCTGACGTGTCGTCCATGTTTTCCATGTCTATGACCGCTGATCCGCCACTGCCGACCTCGGGTGGAGAGAAGAATAAAGATAGGATAACCTGTGGATGTGTTCAGCATTTCTCGCTATCATTACAAGAAAAACAGGACATTGacatgaaaatgcaaaatgttaaTCAGAGGAGACTCAAACTCATACGTTGTGCCCCTTTCAACAGGAAAATATGTATATGCCACATTTAAAAGCCCATTCAGAAAACCTCCCATTAAAATCTCCTCAACGTCCACTGTAAATGATATAGCTATTTATGTAAAACAACTAAGCTTAGTTCATCAACCTTTGTTTGACTCGATTATTTTGAATGTGCTTATAAAACACCACAGCGCCATCCTGCCAACCACCTCAGGTGGAATTCTCAACCTAAGGCGGCAGACGACGGTCCGAGTCCAGACTCAGAAGCGGTCCCAAAAAGGGCGGCTTATGTTTCAAGACTTACGGGGCGTTTCTATTACGAGCGGCATCGGGTCACAAGCTTTATGCAAGCGACAAACCGTACTGGCCAATCACATGCGAGTTTAGCCACCCTTTCAAACAATCGCCGTTGCGTCTCAGATGTGAATCACTGTCTGCGTGCAGCCCAAGCAGAGGAAAAGGGAAATGTAGcaggggagagagaaagagcacTTCATCAGATTGAAGTTCCCAGCGTGGGCTATATGGATAAGTCTCTGTGTTTGGCAAGCTTCTCATTAATGCCAGTCGCTGGCCAACGTTTTGCTGGAATTTTCTAAAATCCATGAACTTTCTTAATATCTGTCACATGAAAACTATACACCTATCACGATCAGTCTGATAATGCCGCTCGTGTAAATCTAGacattttgttcaatttaacaAACAGGATTGCTGCTTTTTGCCCACCATCTATAATTTGTTCAATAGAATGCACTTTCAATGGACAGCAGACATGTCAAGCTCGAAGCCAGCAGGCCACTTCTGAGCCGCGCAGCAATTTTAAGCCAGCAGGATCAGCCGAACGTCCACAAACGTGCACAGAATTCCGTGAGCAGCGTCGTCTTGCTTGGCTTACGATCacgtcagatctcagaagcgaagcgggtttggtcctggttaccacttggatgggagaccgcctgggaataccgggtgctgtaagcttctctccccggctaaaatgcagaagggttgcgtcaggaaggc
This genomic window contains:
- the yipf3 gene encoding protein YIPF3 isoform X1 encodes the protein MSASPARTNTEPWGSFDDHLVQVGSGGSAVIDMENMDDTSGSSFEDVGEMHQRMKEEEEVAAEAADADDEQGDNFLGMKGFQGQLGRQVADEVWQAGKRQASRAFNLYANIDILRPYFDVEPVQVRSRLMESVLPIRMINFPQKIAGELYGPLMLVFTLVAILLHGMKTSGTVIREGTLMGTAIGTCFGYWLGVSSLIYLLAYLVNAQITMLQILSLLGYGLFGHCVVLLVSYNVHFHLLFYTLWLLLGGLSTIRMVSALMSRTVGPTPRLLLCGTVSFLHMFFLLYLHFAYHKMVEGLLDSLEGSNLAAMQRVARDVEERVRLNATVALAL
- the yipf3 gene encoding protein YIPF3 isoform X2, giving the protein MENMDDTSGSSFEDVGEMHQRMKEEEEVAAEAADADDEQGDNFLGMKGFQGQLGRQVADEVWQAGKRQASRAFNLYANIDILRPYFDVEPVQVRSRLMESVLPIRMINFPQKIAGELYGPLMLVFTLVAILLHGMKTSGTVIREGTLMGTAIGTCFGYWLGVSSLIYLLAYLVNAQITMLQILSLLGYGLFGHCVVLLVSYNVHFHLLFYTLWLLLGGLSTIRMVSALMSRTVGPTPRLLLCGTVSFLHMFFLLYLHFAYHKMVEGLLDSLEGSNLAAMQRVARDVEERVRLNATVALAL